In a genomic window of Scyliorhinus torazame isolate Kashiwa2021f chromosome 5, sScyTor2.1, whole genome shotgun sequence:
- the LOC140422010 gene encoding uncharacterized protein, giving the protein MIRTTGKPWKCEDCGKGFRAPCELERHQRSHTGERPFTCSQCEKGFTDISSLRRHKRVHTGERPFTCSDCGKGFTQLSSLQGHQRVHTGERPFTCSQCEKGFTDIGSLRRHERVHTGEKPFTCSQCEKGFTDIGSLRKHERIHTGERPFTCSQCEKGFTDIGNLRRHERVHTGERPFTCSDCGKGFTQLSSLQGHQRVHTGERPFTCSQCEKGFTDIGNLQRHERVHTGEKPFTCSQCEKGFTDISNLRKHERIHTGERPFTCSQCEKEFTQIGNLQRHERVHTGERPFTCSHCEKGFNDIGNLRRHERVHTGERPFTCSDCGKGFTRLSSLQRHQSVHTGEKSFICTVCDMGFTQLYSLLKHNVTHIKSRPFKCSDCRKGFKSSQLLMSHQRVHSEERPFSCSHCTKSFRTSSNLMKHERGHTGESLFTSPTGKRLTRSSLAEPQCHSHQ; this is encoded by the coding sequence atgatccggaccacggggaaaccatggaaatgtgaggattgtgggaagggattcagagccccgtgcgagctggaaaggcatcaacgcagtcacactggagagaggccgttcacctgctctcagtgtgaaaagggattcactgacattagcagcctgcggagacacaaacgagttcacactggagagaggccgttcacctgctctgactgtgggaagggattcactcagttatccagcctgcagggacaccagcgagttcacactggagagaggcctttcacctgctctcagtgtgaaaagggattcactgacattggcagcctgcggagacatgaacgagttcacactggagagaagcctttcacctgctctcagtgtgaaaagggattcactgacattggcagcctgcggaaacacgaacgaattcacactggagagaggcctttcacctgctctcagtgtgaaaagggattcactgacattggcaacctgcggagacacgaacgagttcacactggggagaggccgttcacctgctctgactgtgggaagggattcactcagttatccagcctgcagggacaccagcgagttcacactggagagaggcctttcacctgctctcagtgtgaaaagggattcactgacattggcaacctgcagagacacgaacgagttcacactggagagaagcctttcacctgctctcagtgtgaaaagggattcactgacattagcaacctgcggaaacacgaacgaattcacactggagagaggcctttcacctgctctcagtgtgaaaaggaattcactcaaattggcaacctgcagagacatgaacgagttcacactggagagaggcctttcacctgctctcactgtgaaaagggattcaatgacattggcaacctgcggagacacgaacgagttcacactggggagaggccgttcacctgctctgactgtgggaagggattcactcggttatccagcctgcagagacaccagagtgttcacactggggagaagtcgttcatctgcactgtgtgtgatatgggattcactcaattatacagcctgctgaaacacaatgtcactcacatcaagagcaggccctttaaatgctctgactgcaggaagggtttcaaaagctctcagctactgatgtcccaccagcgcgttcactctgaggagagaccgttcagctgctctcactgcacaaagagctttagaacctcatccaacctgatgaaacacgagcgaggtcacaccggggagagcctgttcacctctccgactgggaaaagattaactcggtcatcacttgctgagccacaatgtcactcacaccaatga